The genomic interval CAGCCTCAGCATGGCAGGGGTGTCCTCAGAGCGTGCAGGGTGTGGGTGTGACCCTCCCTGCTTGGTCCTGTCTCCCTCTGCTTCCAGGATGGTGGAGGAGGTGACAGAAGTGGCTGTGCCCGATGCCCAGGCTGCCATCAGTGCCTATGCCAGGGGGCTgggtgccctgccagccctgttcCAGGGGTGTGCTCAGCATTCCCCCACAGATGGGCACTCAGCTGTGCAGGGGTGAGGATTTGGGGCAGATCCCacaggctgggaagggctgggccatgggcactgggctggccctgctgcagccccagtcccacccctcacacagcccctctctccccagggctggcagcctcTTCACTCTCACCGTGGAGCGGGAGCTGGGGGGTGGCAGGCGCCAGCGCTCGGCCCTCAGgatcctgctgtccccaggggccggcgggccctgCCCCAGGCCGTACGtacagggctgagctctgctccccctccagcactccctgtgcctgctgagggccagggaattccatccctgcaggtgaaGCAGGGGGACACCCCAGTGGGAGCCCTCGCTGGGAGCCAAGGGGGTGTCACTGCTCCTTGGGGATATGTGGGGCCAACCCATCCCTGGGTCCCTGCCTGGCACAATAAGAGCCAGCCCTCTCCTGGGGTGTCTCCCGACGTGCAGGGAACCTGGAGCTGTCTGCCTGCCCTGGATCGTGGAGCGGCTGCTGGAGGGGAACAGCCTgaccttcctgctgctgtgtgtgtcactgccaGGTACCCCTGGGACTGGGACACTCTCTGGGTGCCCCCTCCCTGAGGATTCCCCCCCATCCTGCCCCATACTGGCACACACCCCTGCTGGTGCCCGGGGACACGTGCAGTCACTGGAAGCTGACACAGCTCCACTCCTCTCCATGGcaccccctgtgctgggggcccCCAtggcccctgcccagggctcgCTGTTCTCCCAGACACCTCCAGAGAGGAGatcctgggagctctgggactGGCTCAGAGGGTGAAGGGGCTGGCCAAGACCATCTCTGCCACGCTCTGGGCCCCTGAGGAGGAGATTGGGGCGCGCCGCAGGGAGATCCGAGCGCTGCGcgtggagctgctggctgggcctggccACCccgagcacagagcagctgtggcccagCTGAGGAGAGCCCTGAAGGAACTGCAGGTGGGGAATGCCCCTGGATCCACGGGACTGGCATGGCACTCGTTCCCTGGGCTGGGTAAGGTGCAGGCTCCTGACCCATCCTGGGTTCAAGGCCCTTGTCCAGCACTGAGGGTAGGGTGAGGGTGAGATGCATCCCTAGAGCCACACCAGGCCTGGAGGTTTGAATAAGTTCCCCTTTTTCAGGTGCTGAAGAGCCAgaggtgggaaaaaaagcagacagTGGCCAAGGTGCTGGGGACAAGTGAGATGCACCAGCCCAGTGCTGAGGTGAGCAGAGATCAGGCCAGGCCCCCTCAGCCAGGGACAGTCTGGGAAAGCCCTGATTCAGGGAAAGCCCTGaatcccagctgtgtccctgtaaTGTCTCTTCTGCCAGGAGCAGGTCTCTGCAGGGAATGCAGCTCCAGGCCAGCAGCCTGGGACCCAGACACCCGTGGAGTCAGCAGAGCCAGAGCGTGGGGCCAGGCGTGCGTCCCGCAGATGGGTGGAGGACATGTGGGCACAGAGCGTGGCTGGACACGGTGGGAAAGGCCTCACTCTCCATCTGAACATCCTTCATCAGCTCCCCATGTCACACTCATCctcctcccctgtccccacaccgCAGGACAGGGTGACACCAGAAGCCAGGAAGGAGACAGCCAAGCTCTGGCCAGCgcagggctgctggaggagccatCCCAGAGCAAAGTGTCACAGCCACGGCCCGGGTGTGACAGCGTGAGTGGGAGCCCGCAGGgtccctgcacagggccagctctgctgccagcactggtgccaccgagcccctctcctcccctgcagGCAGCGAGGCGGTGCCAGCCGTGCCCACCCCCGGAGGTGCAGCGGGCCCTGGCCAGGGCACGGCGGCAGCGGCTGCGGGCTCAGCACTGCCGGCAGCGCCAGCGGGAGCTCGGGGCCggctctgtgccagcccggGAGCACAGCGGGGAggtgagcacaggcagagcccagcactgcgAGCTCCTAGGGCAGCCCaagggagcagggacaccccGGAGCTGCCCTgaccgtgtccctgtccccgcagcgGGACACAGAGCGCTGGCAGCGGGAGGTGACCGCGCTGGGCCTGAGCCTGGAGGCAGCGCTGCGGGAGCGGGAGGCGGCCGAGTGGGAGCTGGAGGCTCTGCTGCTCAACCACCACCGGGAGATGCAGGGCTGCCGacagcacctgctgcaggtgggcaggccgggctggggacacctctcccggctgtgcagggctgtgccagacCGGCCCGGGCACCCCCAGGTGCTCCGGGACCAGCAGCGCCTGGCGGAGGAGCAGCGGGCGGGCCTGGAgcggcggcaccgggagcggctGCAGGAGGCGCTGCGGGAACTCGCCGAGCacaagcagctcctgagggacaccCCACGGGCAGGCACGGCCGGTGCCACCTCACAGACACCCTGAGGCACGGCCGGGCGTGGGGACAGCTGGCCTGGCACGACTGGGTCCCTGCACCGAGCCAGCAGCCATGCCAGGATACCgggcagccccaggcacaggagTTATCCCAGgcctctggctgtgctcccGAGGGAaagcctgctctgtgctgggaccctgcctgtgggagcacagctcagcctgctgGGAGGCAGGCTTTATGCTCCACACAGAATAAAGTGGGTGCTCCTCAGCCGTGAGTGTTGTCAGGCTCAGACACACCGTGgtccccaaacctgtccccAGGGGCACAGCCACCATCCCTCAGGGCAGGCAGACacaggacagacacacggacactgTTGAACCGCAGCTTTAATACCCTGGCTGGCCTCTGCCTGCCAGGAACTTGGTACAAATTTTGGGGCATCCCCCTTTTGGGGAGCAGGTGAAGGTTCCCACATGCCCCAGTCCCTGGCTGTTGTGCAGACACTGTGCCAGGAAGGGGAAATGAGGCTTGAGGACAGCAGggctccaggcagggccagcctggAAAACCGTGGAGGTGGGAGAggcccagggaagcagcaccAGGAATGGCAGGGATCAAGCAGCATCCATGGGAGCTGAAACAGCACCAGTGCcatgctgggcaggcaggaggcactgccagggcattCCCAGGCCACTGTGGTGTGGGGAAGCAGCTTGAGGACAAGGGACACAGAGTCCCAGAATCATTTACGTGGGAAAAGACCTCTGGGATCATGGAGTCAAACCTATAACCCAACATCACCTAGACCTGTCACCTGGACCATGGCATTAAGTGCCATGTCCTGTCCCTAAACACCTCCAGTGATGGTGACTGCACCACCCcactgggcagccccttccaatgtTTCATCAccccttctgtgaagaaatcaCTCCTAAGGTCCaccctgaacctcccctggcacaaggGGTTCAGGACCCCTCTGAGGCTGGGCATGCCTGATGCCATGGGAGCCCCatggcacagagcctggctggaCTGGAGCAGGGCAGTTTCCCTGTGGAAGCAGGGGCAGGGTGCTCTCCCCCTCAGCACTCCTTGGGGGATCCTTGGAGCTGTGCACCAGGAATGATTCCAGCCctgaggaagggctggggctgcccagacACGGGGGAGGAAGGCAGTGACTATGTGACTCCATAGTACAGGTGCACAGCCAGGCCAATGCACGCCACAGCCACGAAGAAGAGGAGGGTGAGCTGCAGGTTGAAGAGGGCAACGGAGAGGAGAGCATTGaccaggatggagcaggagatgaTGAAGAGCCTGGTGATGTTGCTGCTGTGCTTCATCACCACGGACATGATGAGGCCGTTCAGAGCCTGGCTGAACACAACCAGCAGCACCCACGGGGAGAAGCCCTCCAGGAACCCACCCTCCATGCCAGTCCACAGGGATCCCATCAGGTTGAGCAGCACCCCAAAGAAGTACAGGAAGATGTTCTGCAGGCCGAGGGGCAGCGCCTGGCTCTTCAGGATGGCTTCAGTGTACACAGCAGAGAGGCCCGAGATGAGGCAGTACacggagagcagcagcagccccacggGGGTGACGTGCAGGCGCGTCCCTgcggtgtccccgtgtccccgcagccccccgcAGCTGTAGGTGACACCGgcggccagcagcagcagcagggccagccagcGGCGCGGGCCCAGGCGCCGCCGCAAGAGGAGGCTGTAGAGCAGCGCCGTGCTGACGATCTTCAGGTTACTGAGCACCTGGAAGGTGCTGGGGTCCATGAAGAGCTGCATGTGCACCACCAGGTTGTTGTTGGCGGCGTAGAGCAGGGCGGAGAGGGCGAAGGGCGCGGCGTGGCGCCAGGACAGCGCCGCCGGCAGCGGCTCCCGGGCCCCCGGCAGCAGCGACAGCACCGACAGCAACAGCTTGGTCAgctccaccagcaccaccacgGACGTGGAGCTGAAGGGGATGGCCCCATCCACCTTGCACAGGGTCAGGAGCGGGGCGTGGGAGCCGTAGAtggccacagagagcagcagcagcagagcccacagcccCCTGTGGAGCAGCCTGTCGGCAGAGCCAGCAGCGTTCCCAAACACCCCCATGtcgggagggaggcagggagtgagctgctgccagcagagaggccaCACAGACTCTCACCCTGCAACATGGAACAGATCAAATACCGAGAATTTAATGAGCCTGATTCAAGCAGGATGTTCCCTGCAACACTGGTGAtgcagcaggtgagcagggtGTTGTCTCTGGTTAGGAGGAGAACTACAGAACTTCCTGAGCAGCCACACAAAGCACAGGGCACACGGGTgaccaggcacagcagcccctcagTCCACAGGGAAAGCTAAGGGGAAAAGGCAGCTGGCAGCCCCTCAGTGCTCTCAAGCTGCTGTGGGTTAGTGCAGTGATCACTGCTGCCACGGTGCCCAACAAACAcccatcaccagccccctgaCGTGTGGCAGTGGTGTGGTGCAAAAcgcttttccagggaaaagaaggGTGCAGGTTCTGTGCCTCCCAGAGCCCTAGGGGTGCTCTGTGCCTGCTACCTAAGGAGCACGGttcctgcagtccctgctgccTCCGGGCTCCTCCTCGCTAGTCCCGACCTTTTTTCAGTGAATTCACATAGTCCCGAATCGTCTTCTCAACGTTGGGCACGGCATAATTCTGCGCGGCGTAAATCCCGGTGCAGGTGCCGGCCACGAAGCCCAGGACGGCGGAGAAGCGGAGCTTGGCCACCAGGTATCCCGCCAGGAAACCTTTGAGCAAGGGCGATGCCAGCAGCGATCCGTCCTGAGGGGAGAGCGCAGTGAGGCACCGGGGAGGGGGCGACACAGGACATGCCCCAGGGGTGAGTTGTGGGTTGTTTTTAccctggggtttgttttttccccccaccagTCCCTCTCACAGGGCGCGGCGGGCCCGCCCTCAGCCTGCACGTTACCTGCCCCACGCCGGCCTGCACCTCGTCCTCCACCCTGCGCTGCAGGCTCTCCAGCTGCCCCTTCAGGAAGGCGAGGTCCTTCAGCTTAGGCAGCGAGTCCTGTGGGAGACACGGAGGTGATTCCCGCCCCCCGTCCCGCGGGAGGAAGCGGCGCGGcctccccgcagccccggcggcccctcagccccggcccggcccgctcACCTTATCGTCCGCCATCTTGGCGCCACCGCCGCCCGCTGCTGATTGGCTGGCGGGGAGGCACGTGACACCTCCGCCGCTGATTGGTTGTAATGGGGCAGCGACTCCTCCCGCGCCCTCCTTCCCGCCATGGAGGCGGAACCCGGCGCTGATTGGCTGGAGTGGAGTCACGTGACCGCTCCCGCTCCCTCACGCCGCCCGGCCGGTGCCAtcttggggggggggtggtgttGGCTCTTGAGGCGCTGCCTGGCTTCAGCTCGGTACCGGCCCCGCCGGGCACCGGCACTTCGGGGCCCGGCTGACAGAGCTCATGGCCGCCCCTAAGCTCCGTCAGGGCTCCTAGGACCCTGTCGCCCCTGAGGGCAGCATGGATGGGGGTCCCAAGCTCTGCAGTTTCCCTGGGCTCTTCCTCCTTGAGGAGTCTGGTCCAGTCCCAGGCTTGGCCAGTGGTTTATGGCTAAAGCTCTGCAACTGAGCCTTTATATGAGCCTTTATGTGCAATATGAGCCTTTGTCCTTCAGGATTAAGGATGGCAACccaaatatatttctataaataaCATAACTAATGATTGAAAGGATTATGCTAAAAGAGCTTATTCAGAATTCTTTACCACACAGTGTAGGTAGCCCTAGCCACTAGAGGAGTGCAATATTTTTGAAGCAATATTGATAGTAAAGGATAATAAAGGTAGTAAAGTGATTACTGAACAAACATTGATGTTTTTCACCTATCTCATTGGCTGTGGGAGTCCCTCTCATGGGCACTCCTCAGCTCCTGGGCAGAATTTCCACATACCCTCCTAGAAATAACAGaataaagaaagaacaaaaattacttcagagttcttttccaacccagatgattctgtgatcatcCAATCCACCCAACAACATAGCCCTGCCAATCCAAAAAATGATTTAAaagctggcagctcccacaaGCCACACCCAGATGTGTTTGGAACATTTCAGGGACGGTGACTCCAGATGGcctgggcaccctggcacagTGCTCGACCCTTTTAGTGAAGAACCTTTCCGCAATAACCAGTCCCTGGCACATGCTCGActgtcactataggacatgaAACAGCACGagtgcacacactgctgctctcatggtgaagaaaagggaagtttattttctgactctaacatttatagttttccaaaagtgacaatggattggagggtgaaagtgccacctctccaatgacactggacaaaccaacagtccatcaaatttctcctcctccataaaagaatgcaaaacaataagttattcACAGGaggtgtgtgagaaagttcattacaagagtgtaaacatcagaaggcttagaaaatcttaaaaaaatcagggtgacactTCACCCTCTCAGTGAAGAACTTCTCAATATCCAGTCCCTGGCACCCTGTCACAGTGCTCAACCCTTTCAGTGGAGAACTTCTCCTCAAAACCCAGTCCCTGGCACAACCTGGGGCTGTTGCACCTCTGGtgtgagcccagagccccacGGAGATGTGCTGGGGCCACACTCCAGCTGACACAGCTGCTAAAGGTTCCAGTGAAACCCCGactgcagcacttccagcttGGAAAACAGGCCCTGCAgaactgcaggcacagctgagcaACTGTGGGGAATGTTGGTTTCAGGGGCTTGGCACAATTTAATTAAAGCCTGTGGTGCTGGGGGTTATGTGTGTGATACTCTCGAGGCAGCTCCGTGAAGCCttctgggctgtggggctgctgctctccaggttAATTTCCATACATTCCCAGTGTCTGTTACACTTCTCCCCCTGAGcactgggaaaaggaaaggaaaggaaagggactCGGGAGGCAGTGCCAGATGCAGCCTCAAGAAGCAGCATTAATattgttattaatattaataaccAGTTTAAATCCAACCATTGCTGaaggctgagctgctgtttccTTGCTTTGCAGGATTCCAAACTTTACCCAGAGGCAGGTGTGCATTTAGTGACATTTTCCTCAGCCACctcaaagcagctgcttttcaaGCAGGATTTTTACTtcatgaaaggaagaaaagaaaagaaaagaaaagaaaagaaaagaaaagaaaagaaaagaaaagaaaagaaaagaaaagaaaagaaaagaaaagaaaagaaaagaaaagaaaagaaaagaaaagaaaagaaaagaaaagaaaagaaaagaaaagaaaagaaaagagaaaagaaaagaaaacgcTGTGTGAGTGAGTGCAAGGGCCTTTCTTGCAACACAATCACAGCACTTGAAAAGTGCCACTTAGTGCAAGGCTGACTTGGAAAATGTGGGTGTTGGTAAAAAACATgtgagggcagcagagccctgtgctcagtcactgctgtcacctccAGAGAGGTGAACCCATGGCCAGCCtcaccagctgcaggacaacATGGCAGAGAGGAGGTTTATATTGGCTGCTGAGAAGGAAATGttcactgtgagggtgctgaggccctggcacagggtgcccagagcagctggggctgcccctggatccctggaatgttccaggccaggctggacaggggttggagcagcctgggatggtggaaggtgtccctgccatggcaggggtggaatgaaatgagctttaaggtcccttccaccccaaccCATTCTGGGATCCCTTGAAGATGAGTTTTTCTAGGTGATGGTGGAagctgagcccctgccctcAGAGGGTCTGTGAGGGAGCTCAGCCCTCAGGTCACACACCAAGGCTCAGTGCTGTGTGGGGCAGCATGGATGGGTCACTGCTGGTGGCCTCTGGGATTTCTGATGGGAAACCAGCTGGGATgtgagggagggctgggagaagCCCTGCTTTGCTGTGTCTAAGCTGagcctggccccagccctggctggagggAGAATGCAGCCATTCTGTGCCTTGCTCAGCAGGATCCTGGCTGTgaccctccctccctgctgcacctggcacctgctgggctgtggtggcCCCTGGAGCCGCTCAGCTCCCCTTGCTGAGGCATTGCTGCTCCCCATGGCCCAGGGTGGGTCTGCCTCCAGCCTGAGAGCCCTGAGTCAGAGTCAGacctgctgtgggatgctgtgaTTAGCACTAAAACTGAGCTATTGGTGCTGTTGGAGAGCTCAAGGGGAAGCTGGTTAGCCTGTGTTGGCCAGCTTAGCAGCAAGCTGCCACTTCTGAGGTTTGATTTTCCTGCCTGtgatccagccctgcctccagtgcctgctgccagcaaagGCTTTCACCttggccctggctgtgcccttgAGCTGAGCCTTTGGCTGGCAGCACGGCTGCTGCTGGAATGAGGCTGTGCTGTCAGATTTCCTCTGGGCTTGTGCCTGCCTTTCAACCTG from Zonotrichia leucophrys gambelii isolate GWCS_2022_RI chromosome 13, RI_Zleu_2.0, whole genome shotgun sequence carries:
- the SLC35A4 gene encoding probable UDP-sugar transporter protein SLC35A4 — protein: MGVFGNAAGSADRLLHRGLWALLLLLSVAIYGSHAPLLTLCKVDGAIPFSSTSVVVLVELTKLLLSVLSLLPGAREPLPAALSWRHAAPFALSALLYAANNNLVVHMQLFMDPSTFQVLSNLKIVSTALLYSLLLRRRLGPRRWLALLLLLAAGVTYSCGGLRGHGDTAGTRLHVTPVGLLLLSVYCLISGLSAVYTEAILKSQALPLGLQNIFLYFFGVLLNLMGSLWTGMEGGFLEGFSPWVLLVVFSQALNGLIMSVVMKHSSNITRLFIISCSILVNALLSVALFNLQLTLLFFVAVACIGLAVHLYYGVT
- the LOC135453791 gene encoding uncharacterized LOC131768270 homolog, whose product is MADDKDSLPKLKDLAFLKGQLESLQRRVEDEVQAGVGQDGSLLASPLLKGFLAGYLVAKLRFSAVLGFVAGTCTGIYAAQNYAVPNVEKTIRDYVNSLKKGRD